Proteins encoded by one window of uncultured Draconibacterium sp.:
- the ccsA gene encoding cytochrome c biogenesis protein CcsA — MKKFYAFITSMPFAAFIFLALAFSMAVATFIESSYGTPTARALVYNTHWFEVLWALFALNLVNNMFRYRFFTNRRLTLGIFHVSFLVMILGGAVTRFISFEGVMHIREGESADYILSTNDYFYAGFEGQEEVSQVRFSEVTPKQYLAKFDVDGKTVKVKAVGFIENAEQKAIASDSGEPVIDFVFSAPGGQGMQSFSFKEGDELDYPGFTAGFNVDEEKVINFFMQDGALFMTSFAQLEETTMATQETVDLNPGDTIPVKPMFLYGYGDFRFLIRKFLPSAAFTAVKSQAETREDAVMIQISDGIRQQNVPVFGHSGQRPDTVRVPLGNGTLKLAYGALPLQVPFSIHLKDFQLEHYPGSNSPSSFASEVVLVDQEKGINEDIRIFMNNTLSHRGYKFFQSSYDVDEQGTILSVNYDFWGTWISYLGYFLLIVGVILSLVNPNSYFQYLAKKLKASSVKVIALIAVLGSVAFSASAQSGVGAGIPSIDKEVVKEFSELWVQGVDGRIEPVSTLSGEIVRKISRKSGLYGLSADGVVLSMMAYPEIWQSMPIIKVGDKSLEGALGAQNKFITVESLFDANGNYKIADAVRAAYAKAPGMRNRMDKEYINVDERVNICFMVFQGSIFHLFPRERVEDTWYAPGSTATEYSGGDSIFVKSGFQLLLQSITENKTTDAVQVLQAVDNFQMKYGANLLPGEKKKNVEILFNKVNPFKRIFPFYLLFGFLLLTVLFINIFRQKQLPSFLRISFFGFILILFLVHTVGLIVRWYISGHAPWSNGYESVVYVAWATMLAGIIFGRKYPMVVGTAAFLTGIALFVAHLSWMNPEVTNLVPVLKSYWLAIHVAIITASYGFLGLSMFLGVLVMILIVLRRGMNQAKVNGFIEQLTTINEMSATVGLYFLTIGTFLGGVWANESWGRYWGWDPKETWALITVVIYSFIVHMRLIPSLKGVFNYNFASILGFASVLMTYFGVNYYLSGLHSYGKGVADGVDPAVPASILVLAGLIIWAYVKDNKYQLQQAENEEIN; from the coding sequence ATGAAGAAATTCTATGCTTTTATAACATCCATGCCGTTCGCGGCATTTATTTTTCTTGCCCTTGCATTTTCAATGGCAGTGGCCACATTTATCGAGAGTAGTTACGGAACACCAACTGCCCGTGCGCTGGTGTACAACACACACTGGTTCGAAGTGCTTTGGGCATTGTTTGCATTAAATCTTGTCAACAACATGTTTCGTTACCGGTTTTTCACCAACCGACGATTAACGCTTGGTATTTTTCATGTCTCCTTTTTAGTGATGATTTTGGGAGGTGCCGTTACGCGTTTCATTAGTTTTGAAGGTGTAATGCACATTCGCGAAGGCGAGAGTGCCGACTATATCCTTTCGACCAATGATTATTTTTATGCCGGATTTGAAGGCCAGGAAGAGGTTTCGCAGGTGCGCTTTTCGGAGGTTACGCCTAAGCAGTATTTAGCGAAATTTGATGTTGACGGAAAGACTGTAAAAGTTAAAGCGGTTGGTTTTATCGAGAATGCCGAACAAAAGGCCATTGCTTCCGATTCGGGTGAACCGGTTATCGATTTTGTTTTTTCGGCACCCGGAGGACAAGGTATGCAGTCGTTTTCGTTTAAAGAAGGAGATGAGCTTGATTACCCCGGTTTTACCGCCGGATTTAACGTGGATGAAGAAAAAGTGATCAACTTTTTTATGCAGGATGGAGCTTTATTTATGACTTCTTTTGCGCAACTGGAAGAAACAACTATGGCCACGCAGGAAACGGTGGATTTGAATCCCGGCGACACGATTCCGGTAAAACCAATGTTTTTGTACGGTTATGGAGATTTTCGTTTTTTGATCCGGAAATTTTTGCCAAGTGCCGCATTTACTGCAGTAAAAAGTCAGGCAGAAACACGTGAAGACGCAGTAATGATACAGATTTCGGATGGTATCCGCCAGCAAAATGTACCTGTGTTTGGTCATTCCGGGCAACGCCCGGATACTGTGCGTGTTCCTTTAGGTAATGGTACACTGAAACTTGCTTATGGCGCATTGCCGTTGCAGGTTCCGTTCAGTATCCATCTAAAAGATTTTCAGCTGGAACATTACCCGGGATCAAATTCTCCGTCGTCGTTTGCTTCTGAGGTTGTTTTGGTGGATCAGGAAAAAGGCATTAACGAAGATATTCGCATCTTTATGAATAACACTCTTAGCCATAGGGGATATAAGTTCTTTCAATCTTCGTACGATGTGGATGAACAAGGCACGATCCTTTCAGTTAATTACGACTTTTGGGGAACCTGGATTTCATATCTGGGGTACTTTTTGCTAATCGTTGGTGTTATTCTGTCGCTGGTAAATCCAAATTCATATTTCCAGTATCTGGCCAAAAAGTTAAAAGCCAGTTCGGTTAAGGTAATAGCATTGATTGCAGTGTTGGGAAGTGTGGCTTTTTCAGCATCGGCACAAAGTGGAGTTGGTGCCGGAATTCCGTCAATCGACAAAGAAGTGGTAAAAGAATTCAGCGAATTATGGGTACAGGGTGTCGACGGACGAATTGAGCCTGTGTCAACACTTTCTGGCGAGATTGTTCGTAAAATAAGCCGTAAATCAGGTTTGTATGGTTTGTCGGCCGATGGCGTGGTGCTGAGCATGATGGCCTATCCGGAAATCTGGCAATCGATGCCTATTATAAAAGTGGGCGATAAATCGTTGGAAGGTGCTCTTGGCGCTCAAAATAAATTCATTACCGTTGAATCTCTTTTTGATGCCAACGGCAATTACAAAATTGCTGATGCTGTGCGGGCGGCTTATGCTAAAGCTCCCGGAATGCGAAACCGGATGGATAAAGAATATATTAACGTTGATGAGCGCGTGAATATCTGTTTTATGGTATTTCAGGGATCTATTTTTCACCTCTTCCCGCGTGAACGAGTTGAAGACACATGGTATGCGCCGGGAAGCACCGCAACAGAATATTCCGGTGGCGATTCAATTTTTGTAAAGAGTGGGTTTCAACTGCTGTTACAATCCATTACCGAAAATAAAACTACCGATGCCGTTCAGGTTTTACAAGCTGTAGATAATTTCCAGATGAAATACGGAGCCAATCTTTTGCCCGGTGAGAAGAAGAAAAACGTTGAGATTCTTTTTAATAAGGTAAATCCTTTTAAACGAATCTTTCCTTTTTACCTGTTGTTTGGTTTCTTGCTGTTGACGGTACTTTTCATAAATATTTTCAGACAAAAGCAGTTACCATCGTTTCTACGGATATCATTTTTTGGATTCATTTTAATCCTGTTCCTGGTGCACACGGTTGGATTAATTGTGCGCTGGTACATATCAGGGCACGCACCTTGGAGTAACGGTTACGAATCGGTGGTTTACGTGGCCTGGGCAACCATGTTGGCCGGTATTATTTTTGGCCGAAAATACCCGATGGTAGTGGGTACTGCCGCATTTTTAACCGGAATTGCATTGTTTGTGGCTCATCTCAGCTGGATGAATCCGGAAGTGACAAATCTGGTTCCGGTACTCAAATCGTATTGGTTAGCTATCCACGTAGCAATTATAACGGCCAGCTATGGATTTCTTGGACTGAGTATGTTCCTTGGAGTTTTGGTGATGATTTTGATCGTTTTGCGAAGAGGTATGAACCAGGCAAAAGTTAACGGTTTTATCGAGCAACTAACAACCATTAACGAAATGTCGGCAACAGTCGGTTTGTATTTTCTCACTATCGGAACATTTCTTGGTGGAGTTTGGGCCAACGAAAGTTGGGGCCGTTACTGGGGCTGGGATCCCAAAGAAACCTGGGCTTTGATCACCGTCGTGATTTATTCCTTTATTGTGCACATGCGACTGATTCCTTCATTGAAAGGAGTTTTCAACTATAACTTTGCGTCGATACTTGGTTTCGCCTCAGTATTAATGACCTATTTTGGAGTGAACTATTATTTGTCGGGATTACATTCGTACGGGAAAGGTGTTGCAGACGGGGTAGATCCGGCAGTTCCTGCATCGATTTTGGTGTTGGCCGGATTAATAATTTGGGCTTACGTAAAAGACAACAAATATCAGTTGCAACAAGCCGAAAATGAAGAGATAAATTAG
- the alaS gene encoding alanine--tRNA ligase, whose product MKTSKEIRKAFLDFFTEKEHQVVNSAPMVVKGDPTLMFTNAGMNQFKDQFLGNEPVKYPRVADTQKCLRVSGKHNDLEEVGLDTYHHTMFEMLGNWSFGDYFKKEAIDWAWEFLVDRMGIDAGRLYATVFEGSADDNQERDNEAAGYWEQYLPKDRILNGNKKDNFWEMGDTGPCGPCSEVHVDIRSEEERAKVPGRDLVNMDHPQVIEIWNLVFIQFNRKANGNLESLPAKHVDTGMGFERLCMVLQGVQSNYDTDVFQNTIAEIGKLCNKKYGENEKVDIAMRVIADHLRAVAFAIADGQLPSNNKAGYVIRRILRRAVRYGYTFLDLKDAFIYRLIDVLKETMGEAFPELVSQQTLIEKVIKEEEESFLRTLSTGIKLLDDIISKAKKDGAKEIAGKDAFVLYDTFGFPLDLTELITRENGLGVDEKGFAVEMQAQKDRSRNAAAQETDDWVELRKIEKTEFLGYDKLEAEIKIARYRKVTQKKKSFYQLVFDQTPFYGESGGQVGDAGYIEFDGVKTSIFDTQKENNLTVHLVNELPENPEETFNAVVNAKRRTSIANNHTATHLLHAALREVLGTHVEQKGSLVNADHLRFDFSHFQKMTDEEIAAVEKLVNEKIRENSVQEENREMPIEEAKASGAMMLFGEKYGEAVRVIKFGESVELCGGTHVAATGQIGMLKIVSESAIAAGVRRIEAITADRAEKYINDQLSLLDSIRESLKGTKDVLGSVIALNEQNSELSKQIEAFQRESLKTVKANLKSKILMENGVNIISGKIILENAALIKDLAFQLKSEVDDLFLVIGADVNGKPNLTVMISDNIVADKGLNAGQIVREAGKEIKGGGGGQPFYATAGGKDVDGLQAAIEKALSFLQ is encoded by the coding sequence ATGAAGACTTCTAAAGAGATACGTAAGGCTTTTCTCGACTTTTTTACCGAGAAAGAACATCAGGTTGTGAACTCTGCACCGATGGTGGTAAAAGGCGATCCAACGCTGATGTTTACCAATGCGGGGATGAACCAGTTTAAGGACCAGTTTTTAGGTAACGAACCGGTAAAATATCCGCGGGTGGCCGATACACAAAAATGTCTGCGTGTTTCAGGAAAACACAACGATTTGGAAGAAGTTGGTTTGGATACCTACCACCACACCATGTTCGAAATGTTGGGAAACTGGTCGTTTGGCGATTACTTTAAAAAAGAAGCGATCGATTGGGCATGGGAGTTTTTGGTAGATCGTATGGGAATTGACGCCGGCCGTTTGTATGCCACCGTTTTTGAAGGAAGTGCCGACGATAACCAGGAGCGCGACAACGAGGCTGCCGGTTACTGGGAACAGTACCTGCCAAAAGACCGCATCCTGAACGGAAATAAAAAAGACAACTTCTGGGAAATGGGTGATACCGGACCTTGCGGACCTTGTTCGGAAGTACACGTTGATATTCGTTCGGAAGAAGAACGCGCAAAAGTTCCGGGACGCGATTTGGTAAACATGGACCACCCGCAGGTAATCGAAATCTGGAACCTCGTTTTCATTCAGTTTAACCGAAAAGCAAATGGGAACCTTGAAAGTTTGCCGGCCAAACACGTTGACACCGGAATGGGTTTCGAGCGTTTGTGTATGGTTCTACAAGGCGTTCAGTCGAATTACGACACCGATGTATTCCAGAATACTATTGCAGAAATTGGCAAACTGTGTAATAAAAAATATGGAGAAAACGAAAAGGTTGACATTGCCATGCGCGTTATTGCCGACCACCTTCGTGCGGTTGCTTTTGCAATTGCCGACGGTCAGTTGCCATCTAACAACAAAGCTGGTTATGTAATCCGCCGTATTTTGCGCCGTGCGGTGCGTTACGGTTATACTTTCCTCGATTTAAAAGATGCCTTTATTTATCGTTTGATTGATGTGTTAAAAGAAACAATGGGCGAAGCTTTCCCTGAGTTGGTGAGCCAGCAAACATTAATTGAGAAGGTAATTAAGGAAGAGGAAGAATCGTTCCTGCGTACACTTTCAACAGGTATTAAATTACTCGACGATATTATTTCGAAAGCGAAAAAAGATGGTGCCAAAGAAATTGCAGGAAAAGATGCTTTCGTTTTATATGACACTTTTGGTTTCCCGCTTGACCTTACCGAGTTGATCACCCGTGAAAATGGTTTAGGTGTTGATGAAAAAGGTTTTGCTGTGGAAATGCAGGCGCAAAAAGATCGTTCGAGAAATGCAGCTGCACAGGAAACCGACGATTGGGTGGAACTGCGCAAAATTGAAAAGACAGAATTTTTAGGCTACGATAAACTGGAAGCGGAGATTAAAATAGCTCGTTACCGCAAAGTAACACAAAAGAAAAAATCATTTTACCAATTGGTATTCGATCAAACACCGTTTTATGGTGAATCGGGTGGCCAGGTTGGCGACGCCGGATACATTGAGTTCGATGGTGTAAAAACTTCCATTTTCGATACACAAAAAGAAAATAACCTGACAGTTCATTTGGTAAATGAACTTCCTGAAAATCCGGAAGAAACATTTAATGCTGTGGTGAATGCAAAACGCAGAACAAGTATTGCCAATAACCACACTGCAACGCACTTGCTGCATGCTGCATTGCGTGAGGTTTTGGGAACACACGTTGAGCAAAAAGGATCGTTGGTAAATGCCGATCATTTGCGTTTCGATTTCTCGCATTTCCAGAAAATGACCGATGAAGAAATTGCAGCGGTAGAAAAATTGGTGAACGAAAAGATTCGTGAAAACTCCGTTCAGGAAGAAAACCGCGAAATGCCGATTGAAGAGGCTAAAGCATCGGGAGCAATGATGTTGTTTGGCGAGAAATACGGCGAGGCAGTACGTGTGATTAAGTTTGGCGAATCGGTTGAATTGTGTGGTGGAACGCACGTTGCTGCAACCGGCCAGATCGGTATGCTGAAAATTGTTTCGGAGAGTGCCATTGCTGCCGGTGTGCGAAGGATTGAAGCAATTACTGCCGACCGTGCGGAAAAGTACATCAACGATCAATTGTCGTTATTGGATAGCATTCGTGAATCGTTAAAGGGAACGAAAGATGTTTTGGGAAGTGTGATTGCTTTAAATGAGCAAAACAGTGAATTGTCAAAACAAATAGAGGCATTCCAGCGCGAAAGCCTTAAAACTGTTAAAGCCAATCTAAAAAGTAAAATTTTAATGGAGAACGGAGTGAATATCATCTCTGGAAAAATTATACTCGAAAATGCAGCTTTAATTAAAGATTTGGCGTTCCAATTAAAAAGCGAAGTGGATGACTTGTTTTTGGTTATTGGTGCCGACGTAAACGGCAAGCCAAACCTTACGGTAATGATTTCGGATAATATTGTTGCTGATAAAGGATTAAATGCAGGGCAAATTGTTCGCGAAGCCGGAAAAGAGATTAAAGGGGGTGGCGGTGGCCAACCATTTTATGCTACTGCCGGTGGTAAAGATGTTGACGGATTGCAGGCTGCTATTGAAAAAGCACTTTCCTTTTTGCAGTAG
- a CDS encoding M23 family metallopeptidase: MAKKKYKFNPDTLSYESVGLSWKAKATKILTYFSSSLALAIIISLIFVNFYDTPRAKRLLRENKRLLTQYELLTKDLNKVENVLAELQQRDDNIYRVIFEAEPIPSTVRNAGFGGANKYSELEDMDNADLVIATAHKLDVISKQAYIQSKSYDEVLELALNKEKMLASLPAIMPITNKDLKRTSSGWGYRIHPIYKVRKMHWGQDFTAPVGTPIYATGDGKVTDVKGSKRSKVGLGLNIKIDHGFGYETVYGHLNEFNVKRGQQVKRGDIIGYVGNTGGSTAPHLHYEVHKDGRKVNPAYYMFKDLTPQEYDKMIAISSNIGQSLD, encoded by the coding sequence ATGGCAAAAAAGAAATATAAATTTAACCCGGATACCCTCAGTTACGAGAGCGTAGGATTAAGTTGGAAAGCCAAAGCGACAAAAATACTCACGTACTTTTCGAGTAGTTTAGCGTTGGCAATCATCATTTCGCTAATCTTCGTAAACTTTTACGACACCCCGCGTGCGAAAAGATTATTACGCGAAAACAAGCGTTTGCTTACTCAATACGAATTACTTACAAAAGACCTTAACAAGGTTGAAAATGTATTAGCTGAATTGCAGCAACGCGACGATAATATTTACCGTGTAATTTTTGAAGCCGAGCCAATTCCCTCAACCGTAAGAAATGCCGGATTTGGTGGTGCCAATAAATATTCAGAGTTGGAAGACATGGATAATGCTGATTTGGTCATTGCAACGGCACACAAGTTGGATGTAATATCGAAGCAGGCTTACATTCAGTCGAAATCATACGACGAAGTGTTGGAACTGGCGCTGAACAAAGAAAAAATGCTGGCTTCGCTACCGGCAATTATGCCAATTACCAATAAAGATCTGAAGCGTACTTCCAGTGGGTGGGGTTATCGCATCCACCCGATTTATAAAGTGCGCAAAATGCATTGGGGACAAGACTTTACTGCTCCTGTTGGAACTCCAATTTATGCAACCGGCGATGGAAAAGTTACCGATGTTAAGGGTTCAAAACGAAGCAAAGTTGGCTTGGGATTAAACATTAAAATCGATCACGGTTTTGGGTACGAAACTGTTTATGGTCACCTGAATGAATTTAATGTAAAACGTGGGCAACAGGTAAAACGTGGCGACATTATCGGTTATGTTGGGAACACCGGCGGATCAACTGCCCCGCACCTGCACTACGAAGTGCATAAAGACGGACGAAAAGTAAATCCCGCCTACTACATGTTTAAAGATCTTACTCCACAGGAATACGACAAAATGATTGCTATTTCGTCGAATATTGGGCAGTCGCTTGACTAA
- a CDS encoding MerR family transcriptional regulator, with amino-acid sequence MPYKKPKIEKILYSIGEVADMFGVNVSHIRYWENQFEALKPVKNKKGNRQFTKKDIETIRFIHHLVKERGLTIDGARKKLKENPEDTLNNFEVVKRLQDIKQELIAIKEALGENEN; translated from the coding sequence GTGCCTTACAAGAAACCAAAAATAGAAAAGATACTATACTCTATTGGCGAAGTGGCCGATATGTTTGGCGTCAATGTGTCGCACATTCGTTATTGGGAAAATCAGTTTGAGGCACTCAAGCCGGTAAAAAATAAAAAGGGTAACCGGCAATTTACCAAGAAAGATATTGAAACCATCCGATTTATTCACCACCTGGTAAAAGAACGCGGACTGACCATTGATGGCGCCCGAAAAAAGTTAAAAGAAAACCCGGAAGACACCTTAAACAATTTCGAGGTGGTTAAACGTTTACAGGATATTAAACAAGAACTAATCGCGATAAAAGAAGCACTTGGGGAAAATGAAAATTAA
- a CDS encoding Nif3-like dinuclear metal center hexameric protein, with translation MKIKEITNYLEDFAPLKLQESYDNAGLILGDKNAEVSAALITLDVTEAIVDEAIERKAGLIIAHHPIVFSGLKKITGKNYVERTLIKAIKHDVAIYAAHTNLDSVTGGVNGTICEKLGLENCKILQPVGGMLKKLVTFVPVDHANKVREAIFAAGAGNIGNYDSCSFNTHGQGTFRGSDTTNPFVGKKGEQHYENEMRVETVFPDYLQGKVINALTKAHPYEEVAYDIYSLDNNFDQIGAGMIGSLPKEKEDKTFLRQLKKTFGLKVIRHTALQEKKVKKIAICGGAGSFLLNQAIAAGADFFVTGDFKYHQFFDAENKIVIADIGHFESEQFTKELFYELLTKKFPKFAVHLSEVNTNPVFYF, from the coding sequence ATGAAAATTAAAGAGATTACCAATTATTTAGAAGATTTTGCACCGTTAAAATTGCAGGAATCGTACGACAATGCCGGGCTAATTCTTGGCGACAAAAACGCTGAAGTATCGGCAGCCCTGATTACGCTCGACGTTACCGAGGCGATTGTTGATGAAGCCATTGAAAGAAAGGCAGGATTAATAATTGCCCACCACCCCATTGTTTTTTCGGGATTGAAAAAAATAACAGGCAAAAATTACGTTGAGCGCACGCTTATAAAAGCCATAAAACACGATGTAGCTATTTATGCAGCACACACCAATCTCGACAGTGTTACGGGGGGAGTAAATGGTACAATTTGCGAAAAACTGGGATTGGAAAATTGTAAAATACTTCAACCGGTTGGAGGAATGCTGAAAAAGCTAGTCACTTTTGTTCCGGTTGATCATGCCAATAAAGTTCGTGAGGCCATTTTTGCTGCCGGAGCCGGTAATATTGGTAATTACGACTCGTGTAGTTTTAACACGCACGGGCAAGGTACATTTCGGGGTAGCGACACCACTAATCCCTTTGTTGGAAAAAAAGGCGAGCAACATTACGAAAATGAAATGCGTGTCGAAACAGTTTTTCCGGATTATTTGCAGGGGAAAGTTATTAATGCCCTTACAAAGGCGCATCCGTACGAAGAAGTAGCCTATGATATTTATTCGCTCGACAATAATTTCGATCAGATTGGCGCCGGTATGATTGGTTCGCTACCAAAAGAAAAGGAAGACAAGACTTTTCTGCGCCAGCTAAAGAAAACTTTTGGGTTAAAAGTTATCAGGCACACAGCGTTACAAGAGAAGAAAGTAAAGAAAATAGCGATTTGCGGAGGCGCCGGTTCGTTCCTTTTAAACCAGGCAATTGCTGCAGGAGCCGACTTTTTTGTGACCGGCGACTTTAAATATCACCAGTTTTTTGATGCCGAAAATAAAATAGTTATCGCCGATATCGGACATTTTGAGAGTGAACAGTTCACTAAAGAACTTTTTTATGAGCTACTTACAAAAAAATTCCCTAAATTTGCAGTCCATTTATCAGAGGTGAATACCAACCCGGTTTTTTACTTCTGA
- a CDS encoding C4-type zinc ribbon domain-containing protein — translation MNAPYSRQEDKDISVEEKLRALHELQSVVSEVDKIKTLRGELPLEVQDLEDEIAGLKTRLVNLDDEVKNLDTSINNKKIAIKDSQALIAKYTEQQNNVRNNREFDSLSKEIEFQNLEIELSEKRIKEFTAEMAQKKETITASKEQLKEREEDLDRKKNELSEITEETKIEEEKLKGKSEKIESFIEPRLLGAFKRIRKNARNGLAVVTIQRDACGGCFNKIPPQRQLDIASRKKIIVCEYCGRILVDQNINVVEDIAE, via the coding sequence ATGAATGCACCATATTCAAGGCAAGAAGACAAAGACATCTCAGTAGAAGAGAAATTACGCGCGTTGCATGAATTGCAAAGTGTTGTTTCTGAAGTTGACAAAATAAAAACCCTAAGGGGTGAGCTTCCTTTAGAAGTTCAGGACTTGGAAGACGAAATTGCCGGTTTGAAAACCAGGTTGGTAAACCTTGACGACGAGGTTAAAAATCTGGATACCTCAATCAACAACAAGAAAATTGCGATTAAAGATTCGCAAGCGTTGATTGCAAAATACACCGAGCAGCAGAATAACGTTCGTAACAACCGCGAATTCGACTCGCTTTCGAAAGAAATTGAGTTCCAAAACCTGGAAATCGAACTTTCTGAAAAACGTATTAAAGAGTTCACTGCAGAAATGGCTCAGAAAAAAGAAACCATTACTGCTTCGAAAGAACAGTTGAAAGAACGTGAAGAAGACCTGGACAGAAAGAAAAACGAACTTTCTGAAATTACTGAAGAAACCAAAATTGAGGAAGAAAAGCTAAAAGGAAAATCTGAAAAGATCGAGTCGTTTATCGAGCCTCGTCTGTTGGGAGCCTTCAAACGTATTCGTAAAAATGCACGCAATGGTTTGGCCGTTGTTACTATTCAGCGTGATGCTTGTGGTGGTTGCTTTAACAAAATTCCACCTCAGCGCCAATTGGATATTGCCAGCCGTAAAAAAATTATTGTTTGCGAATATTGCGGTCGTATTTTGGTTGATCAAAACATTAACGTAGTTGAAGATATTGCTGAATAA
- a CDS encoding TPM domain-containing protein, whose product MKQKIIVLFALIVTATSILAQIPERPQPVRLVNDFANVLSDSEQQNMESALAQFARKTSTQIVVVTVPDLDGYDRADYAQRLGENWGVGQKDNDNGLVVLVKPKVGNSRGEVFIATGYGLEGVLPDAVLNSTIVNEEMIPRFKNNDYYGGLAAGLNVIMDITRGEYTAENYQEKVDAGGSAGIPFGIIFILILVTIFGRRRRGRFYSPGRSLPFWLAMGMMSGSHRSSGSFGNFSSGSGGFGGGGFGGFGGGSFGGGGAGGSW is encoded by the coding sequence ATGAAACAAAAAATAATAGTACTATTTGCACTGATCGTTACCGCTACAAGTATTTTGGCGCAAATTCCAGAACGTCCGCAACCGGTGCGTTTGGTAAACGATTTTGCCAATGTTTTAAGCGATAGCGAACAACAAAATATGGAAAGTGCATTGGCGCAGTTTGCACGAAAAACTTCAACTCAAATTGTTGTAGTAACTGTTCCCGACCTCGATGGATATGATCGTGCTGATTATGCGCAACGCCTTGGAGAAAACTGGGGAGTTGGACAAAAAGACAACGATAACGGTTTGGTAGTTCTGGTAAAACCAAAAGTTGGTAACAGCAGAGGTGAGGTTTTTATCGCCACCGGTTACGGACTAGAAGGTGTTTTACCCGATGCTGTTTTGAATAGTACGATTGTTAACGAAGAAATGATTCCAAGATTTAAAAATAATGATTACTACGGCGGTTTGGCGGCAGGTTTAAACGTAATTATGGATATTACTCGTGGCGAATATACCGCAGAAAATTACCAGGAAAAAGTTGACGCTGGTGGCAGTGCCGGAATTCCTTTCGGGATCATTTTTATACTAATACTGGTAACCATCTTTGGAAGACGCCGACGAGGCCGTTTTTATTCTCCGGGCAGAAGTTTACCCTTTTGGTTAGCTATGGGAATGATGTCAGGGAGTCACCGTTCATCGGGCTCGTTCGGAAACTTCTCATCAGGAAGCGGAGGTTTTGGCGGCGGAGGCTTTGGTGGTTTCGGTGGCGGAAGCTTTGGCGGCGGCGGTGCTGGTGGAAGCTGGTAA
- a CDS encoding TPM domain-containing protein — MGVQKYFNEAGKLQITNAIRVAETNTSGEIRVHIEKHCDGDVLDRAAYIFAKLEMHKTELRNGVLFYLAVEDKKFAILGDGGINQKVADDFWENTKEVVIAKLKEAKYAEALADGIIMAGEQLKAHFPYQNDDVNELSDEISFGK; from the coding sequence ATGGGAGTACAAAAATATTTTAACGAAGCAGGAAAACTGCAAATTACAAACGCCATTCGTGTTGCCGAAACCAATACTTCGGGCGAGATACGCGTACACATTGAAAAACATTGTGACGGAGATGTGTTAGATCGGGCAGCATATATTTTTGCAAAACTGGAAATGCATAAAACAGAGTTGCGCAACGGTGTTCTTTTTTACCTGGCAGTTGAAGATAAAAAGTTTGCGATTTTAGGTGATGGAGGCATAAACCAAAAAGTGGCCGACGATTTTTGGGAAAACACAAAGGAAGTGGTAATTGCAAAGTTAAAGGAGGCAAAATACGCCGAAGCTTTGGCTGATGGAATAATAATGGCTGGCGAACAATTAAAAGCTCATTTCCCTTATCAGAATGATGATGTAAATGAATTATCGGACGAAATTTCGTTTGGAAAATAA
- a CDS encoding LemA family protein, producing the protein MKRFKIVFIALVSVVLFSSCGYNKMVEMDEQVTASWAQVENVYQRRADLIPNLVNTVKGYAEHEQETLTGVIEARSKATSVNVDPTKLNAQSLQQFNQAQEGLSSALGKLMVVVERYPDLKANQNFLDLQAQLEGTENRIAVERRKFNQTTQSYNAYIRKFPRVIYAGWFGFEKKTYFEAQQGAEQAPEVQF; encoded by the coding sequence ATGAAAAGATTTAAAATTGTATTTATCGCTTTAGTGAGTGTAGTCTTATTTTCAAGCTGCGGCTATAATAAAATGGTTGAAATGGATGAGCAGGTAACTGCTTCGTGGGCGCAGGTTGAAAACGTGTATCAGCGTCGTGCCGATTTAATTCCGAACCTGGTAAACACAGTAAAAGGATATGCCGAGCACGAGCAGGAAACGTTAACAGGTGTTATTGAAGCGCGCTCGAAAGCAACTTCGGTAAATGTAGATCCTACAAAATTAAATGCACAGTCGCTTCAGCAGTTTAACCAGGCACAGGAAGGGCTTTCTTCTGCTTTGGGTAAGTTAATGGTGGTTGTTGAACGTTATCCGGATTTGAAAGCCAACCAAAACTTTTTAGACTTGCAGGCACAATTAGAAGGCACTGAAAACAGAATTGCCGTAGAAAGACGAAAGTTTAATCAAACCACTCAGTCTTACAATGCGTACATCCGGAAGTTTCCACGGGTAATTTATGCGGGCTGGTTTGGTTTCGAGAAGAAAACATATTTTGAGGCGCAGCAAGGTGCAGAACAAGCTCCTGAAGTACAATTTTAA